In one Actinomyces trachealis genomic region, the following are encoded:
- the deoC gene encoding deoxyribose-phosphate aldolase, which produces MKKTEVARLIDHTLLKPEATTADVAALVQEGAALGTCSVCVSPSMLPLEHPEGLLTACVVGFPSGAVKAEVKAFEAAQAVKDGVDEVDMVVNLTLVKEGRAAELQAEIQAVRDAVPTPRVLKVIIESAALTDAEIVMACQAAQAAGADFVKTSTGFHPAGGASTHAVALMRATVGEDVGVKASGGIRDAATAVAMIEAGANRLGVSATKAILAGLED; this is translated from the coding sequence ATGAAGAAGACCGAGGTCGCACGTCTGATCGACCACACCCTGCTCAAGCCTGAGGCCACCACGGCCGACGTGGCTGCGCTGGTCCAGGAGGGGGCGGCCCTGGGCACCTGCTCCGTGTGCGTGTCGCCGTCCATGCTGCCCCTAGAGCACCCGGAGGGCCTGCTCACCGCCTGCGTGGTGGGATTCCCCTCCGGCGCAGTCAAGGCGGAGGTCAAGGCCTTCGAGGCCGCCCAGGCCGTCAAGGACGGAGTGGATGAGGTGGATATGGTTGTCAACCTCACCCTGGTCAAGGAGGGGCGCGCCGCCGAGCTGCAGGCCGAGATCCAGGCGGTGCGTGACGCCGTACCTACCCCCCGGGTACTGAAGGTCATTATCGAGTCGGCGGCCCTGACGGATGCGGAGATCGTCATGGCCTGCCAGGCCGCTCAGGCCGCCGGAGCGGACTTCGTGAAGACCTCCACCGGCTTCCACCCAGCCGGGGGTGCCTCCACCCACGCCGTCGCCCTGATGCGTGCCACTGTGGGGGAGGACGTGGGGGTCAAGGCCTCTGGTGGTATCCGCGACGCCGCCACCGCCGTGGCCATGATCGAGGCGGGAGCCAACCGCCTGGGGGTCTCCGCCACCAAGGCGATCCTGGCCGGTCTGGAGGACTGA
- the ettA gene encoding energy-dependent translational throttle protein EttA codes for MAEYIYSMIKARKAHGDKVILDDVTMSFFPGAKIGMVGPNGAGKSSILKIMAGIDQPSNGEARLTPGYSVGILLQEPPLNEEKTVLGNVEEGVAEIKGKLDRFNEISAAMADPDADFDALMEEMGKLQDDLDAAGAWDLDSQLEQAMDALRCPPPDAEVKNLSGGERRRVALCKLLLEAPDLLLLDEPTNHLDAESVLWLEQHLSTYKGAVIAVTHDRYFLDHVAQWIAEVDRGHLYPYEGNYSTYLETKEKRLEVQGKKDAKLAKRLKEELEWVRSSAKGRQTKSKARLARYEEMATEAERTRKLDFEEIQIPPGPRLGNIVLEASHLTKGFDGRTLIDDLSFTLPRNGIVGIVGPNGVGKTTLFKTIVGLEPLDSGELKIGQTVKLSYVDQTRAGIDPNKTLWEVVSDGLDYIKVGNVEMPSRAYVAAFGFKGPDQQKPAGVLSGGERNRLNLALTLKQGGNLILLDEPTNDLDTETLGSLENALLNFAGCSVVITHDRWFLDRVATHILAWEGDEENPAKWYWFEGNFASYEENKVKRLGAEAARPHRVTYRKLTRD; via the coding sequence GTGGCTGAGTACATCTACTCAATGATCAAGGCACGCAAAGCCCATGGAGACAAGGTCATCCTGGATGACGTCACCATGTCCTTCTTCCCTGGGGCAAAGATCGGCATGGTTGGCCCCAACGGCGCCGGTAAGTCCTCCATCCTCAAGATCATGGCAGGCATCGACCAGCCCTCCAATGGTGAGGCCCGCCTGACCCCTGGCTACAGTGTAGGGATCCTCTTGCAGGAGCCCCCGCTGAACGAGGAAAAGACTGTGCTGGGCAACGTTGAGGAGGGGGTGGCCGAGATCAAGGGCAAGCTGGACCGCTTCAACGAGATCTCCGCCGCCATGGCGGATCCGGACGCGGACTTTGATGCACTCATGGAGGAGATGGGTAAGCTCCAGGACGATCTCGACGCCGCAGGCGCCTGGGACCTCGACTCTCAGCTGGAGCAGGCCATGGACGCGTTGCGCTGCCCACCGCCGGATGCCGAGGTCAAGAATCTCTCCGGTGGTGAGCGCCGCCGGGTGGCCCTGTGCAAGTTGCTCCTGGAGGCCCCCGACCTACTACTGCTGGACGAGCCCACCAACCACCTGGACGCCGAGTCCGTGCTCTGGTTGGAGCAGCATCTGAGTACCTACAAGGGCGCCGTTATCGCCGTCACCCACGACCGTTACTTCCTGGACCACGTGGCCCAGTGGATCGCGGAGGTGGACCGCGGCCACCTCTACCCTTACGAAGGCAACTACTCCACCTACCTGGAGACCAAGGAGAAGCGCCTAGAGGTCCAGGGCAAGAAGGACGCTAAGCTCGCCAAGCGCCTCAAGGAGGAGCTGGAGTGGGTGCGTTCCTCCGCTAAGGGCCGCCAGACCAAGTCCAAGGCCCGTCTGGCCCGTTACGAGGAGATGGCGACTGAGGCCGAACGGACCCGCAAGCTGGACTTCGAGGAAATCCAGATCCCGCCGGGCCCCCGCCTGGGCAACATCGTGCTGGAGGCCAGCCACCTGACCAAGGGCTTCGACGGGCGAACCCTGATCGATGACCTGTCCTTCACGCTGCCGCGCAACGGCATCGTGGGGATCGTGGGACCCAACGGCGTCGGCAAGACCACCCTGTTCAAGACGATCGTCGGCCTTGAGCCACTCGACAGCGGCGAGCTCAAGATCGGCCAGACGGTCAAGCTGTCCTACGTGGACCAGACCCGGGCGGGTATCGACCCGAACAAGACCCTGTGGGAGGTCGTCTCCGACGGCCTGGACTACATCAAGGTCGGCAACGTGGAGATGCCCTCGCGCGCCTATGTGGCGGCTTTTGGTTTTAAGGGCCCGGATCAGCAGAAGCCCGCTGGGGTGCTCTCCGGTGGTGAGCGCAACCGTCTTAACCTGGCGCTGACCCTTAAACAGGGCGGCAACCTGATCCTGCTGGATGAGCCCACCAATGACCTGGACACCGAGACCCTGGGTTCGCTGGAGAACGCGCTGCTGAATTTTGCGGGCTGCTCCGTGGTCATCACCCATGACCGTTGGTTCCTGGACCGGGTGGCCACGCACATCCTGGCCTGGGAGGGGGACGAGGAGAACCCGGCCAAGTGGTACTGGTTCGAGGGGAACTTCGCCTCCTACGAGGAGAACAAGGTCAAGCGCCTGGGTGCCGAGGCCGCCCGTCCCCACCGCGTCACCTACAGGAAGCTCACACGCGATTGA
- a CDS encoding acyl-CoA thioesterase, whose product MTAPYPVPAATEEPLGAVTRVLALSAAEGADTFSGTCLPQLSGRIYGGQVVAQGLLAAAATMIDDGDGERLPHSVHAFFMRGGKPEQRVGFEVERMHDGRSFSQRRTTATQGGKPILTMFTSFQEQQAGTDVQLPAPSLPGPDEVPSVLELFRTVDHPVAKYLGRTAAFDLRHVEGTIYLQPAPERVGRQHLWMRARGAVPAEANQTVHRALLTYVCDQVMLEPALRSQGLCWRSKGMSLATLDHAQWFHRDVDVSQWLLFVQDSPTSQGGRAMARAQVFDSEGKLVSTIAQEGMIRIPDAQHSGTGNWAVRMDSEGA is encoded by the coding sequence GTGACGGCCCCCTACCCGGTTCCGGCTGCCACAGAGGAGCCGCTTGGTGCCGTCACCCGCGTGCTGGCGCTCAGCGCCGCAGAAGGTGCGGACACCTTTAGCGGCACCTGTCTGCCACAGCTGTCGGGCCGCATCTACGGCGGCCAGGTGGTGGCACAAGGCCTGTTGGCTGCCGCCGCCACCATGATTGACGACGGTGACGGCGAGCGCCTGCCGCACTCCGTGCACGCCTTCTTTATGCGCGGTGGTAAACCAGAGCAGCGTGTGGGATTTGAGGTGGAGCGGATGCATGACGGCCGCTCCTTCTCGCAGAGGCGCACGACGGCTACCCAGGGCGGCAAGCCGATCTTGACCATGTTCACCTCCTTTCAGGAGCAGCAGGCGGGCACGGATGTGCAGCTGCCTGCGCCGTCGCTCCCGGGGCCAGATGAGGTACCTAGCGTGCTGGAGCTCTTCCGCACGGTAGACCACCCGGTAGCCAAGTACCTGGGCCGCACGGCGGCTTTTGACCTACGGCACGTGGAGGGGACGATCTACCTGCAACCGGCGCCGGAGCGGGTCGGCCGCCAGCACCTGTGGATGCGGGCACGGGGCGCGGTGCCCGCGGAGGCGAACCAGACAGTGCACCGGGCGCTGCTGACCTACGTGTGTGACCAGGTGATGCTGGAGCCTGCCCTGCGCAGCCAGGGACTGTGTTGGCGCAGTAAGGGCATGAGCCTAGCAACCCTGGACCACGCCCAGTGGTTCCACCGGGACGTGGACGTCTCACAGTGGCTCCTGTTCGTCCAGGACTCCCCCACATCCCAAGGAGGCCGGGCCATGGCCCGGGCCCAGGTCTTTGACTCAGAGGGAAAGCTGGTCTCCACGATCGCCCAGGAGGGCATGATCCGCATACCGGACGCGCAGCATTCAGGCACCGGCAACTGGGCGGTCCGTATGGACAGCGAAGGCGCTTAG
- a CDS encoding FitA-like ribbon-helix-helix domain-containing protein: MPSMVIRNLPERTHQALKARARRHGRSTEAEARAVLGEAVAEEAGQRLGSILTSIRQEVGELDLDGIRDAAPYEPMDLS, encoded by the coding sequence ATGCCTTCGATGGTCATTAGGAACCTGCCAGAGCGGACACATCAGGCACTCAAGGCTAGAGCTCGGCGCCACGGCCGCAGCACAGAGGCTGAGGCCCGCGCGGTGCTAGGTGAGGCGGTCGCCGAGGAAGCTGGTCAGCGCCTGGGGAGCATCCTGACCTCTATACGGCAAGAAGTCGGCGAACTAGACCTGGACGGTATCCGCGATGCTGCGCCATACGAGCCTATGGACCTGTCGTGA
- the prfB gene encoding peptide chain release factor 2, which translates to MATDFSAEIERLRHTYASIVAVTDPQALRNRITELSEQAAAPDLWDDPDAAQGVTFALSHAQADLKRVEDLGGRIDDLEAMVEMAAEEEGDDAAELLAEAEADLQAISKDLAELEIRTLLSGEYDQRDAVVTIRSGAGGVDAADFAEMLLRMYLRWAERHDYAVKVLDTSYAEEAGLKSVTFEVHAPYAYGTLSVEGGTHRLVRISPFDNQGRRQTSFAAVEVIPLIESTDHIDIPETDIRIDVFRSSGPGGQSVNTTDSAVRITHLPSGLVVSMQDEKSQIQNRAAAMRVLQSRLLLLKHQEEDAKKKELAGDVKASWGDQMRNYVLNPYQMVKDLRTSHEVGNPEAVFDGDIDGFIDAGIRWRKQQEYAGA; encoded by the coding sequence GTGGCCACTGACTTTTCCGCAGAGATCGAACGACTCCGACACACCTACGCCTCTATCGTGGCGGTGACGGACCCCCAGGCCCTGCGCAACCGCATCACTGAACTCTCTGAGCAGGCCGCCGCCCCTGACCTGTGGGACGACCCCGACGCCGCCCAGGGGGTCACCTTCGCCCTGTCCCACGCCCAGGCCGACCTCAAGCGCGTAGAGGACCTTGGCGGGCGCATCGACGACCTGGAGGCCATGGTGGAAATGGCTGCCGAGGAAGAGGGTGACGACGCCGCCGAGCTCCTGGCGGAGGCCGAGGCGGACTTGCAAGCCATCTCTAAGGACCTGGCGGAGCTGGAGATCCGCACGCTCCTGTCCGGCGAGTATGACCAGCGCGACGCCGTCGTCACCATCCGCTCGGGGGCCGGGGGTGTGGATGCCGCCGACTTCGCGGAGATGCTGCTGCGCATGTACCTGCGCTGGGCGGAGCGCCACGACTACGCTGTCAAGGTGCTGGACACCTCCTATGCGGAGGAAGCGGGCTTGAAATCCGTGACTTTCGAGGTGCACGCTCCCTATGCCTACGGCACCCTCTCGGTGGAGGGTGGCACTCACCGCCTGGTGCGTATCAGCCCCTTCGATAACCAGGGTCGCCGCCAGACCAGTTTCGCGGCCGTGGAAGTTATCCCGCTGATCGAGTCCACCGACCACATCGACATCCCGGAGACTGACATCCGCATCGACGTGTTCCGCTCTTCCGGGCCCGGTGGCCAGTCCGTGAACACGACCGACTCGGCTGTGCGCATCACCCACCTGCCTTCCGGCCTGGTGGTCTCCATGCAGGATGAGAAGTCCCAGATCCAGAACCGGGCCGCTGCCATGCGCGTGCTCCAGTCTCGCTTGCTGCTGCTCAAGCATCAGGAGGAGGACGCCAAGAAGAAGGAGCTGGCCGGGGACGTGAAGGCCTCCTGGGGGGACCAGATGCGCAACTACGTGCTTAACCCCTACCAAATGGTCAAGGACCTGCGCACCAGCCACGAGGTGGGCAACCCGGAGGCGGTCTTCGACGGCGACATCGACGGCTTCATCGACGCGGGCATCCGCTGGCGCAAGCAGCAGGAGTACGCCGGGGCCTAA
- a CDS encoding type II toxin-antitoxin system VapC family toxin, translating into MIILDTNVISEPLRRSPDPAVARWLDDQAQSSLYLTALTVAELCTGVEMLPGGRRRDNLRQRLESDVFPFFADRVLPFDLAAAQAWAEIQTEARRRGRPLPVMDSLIASIARVHGFALATRNIKDLESTGVTLINPWTD; encoded by the coding sequence GTGATAATCCTGGACACCAATGTCATTTCGGAGCCGCTGCGACGATCCCCAGATCCCGCCGTGGCACGGTGGCTCGATGATCAGGCACAGTCCAGCCTCTACCTGACTGCTCTTACCGTTGCCGAGTTGTGCACCGGGGTCGAGATGCTTCCTGGAGGGAGACGCCGGGATAACCTCAGGCAGCGGTTGGAGAGCGACGTCTTTCCGTTCTTCGCGGACCGCGTGCTGCCTTTCGACCTGGCGGCTGCACAGGCATGGGCTGAGATTCAGACAGAAGCCCGGCGGCGCGGGCGCCCTCTGCCTGTGATGGACTCACTAATCGCCTCCATCGCCCGTGTCCACGGCTTCGCCCTGGCCACCCGCAACATCAAGGACCTTGAATCCACGGGCGTTACTCTGATCAATCCCTGGACCGACTGA
- a CDS encoding phospho-sugar mutase yields MSDQELLERAEQWAGHDPDQSTAVALRNAVEAARAGDAEALAEVATAMAGPLEFGTAGLRGQIGPGESRMNLAVVIKATAGLCAFLRGSTSRVPRVVIGCDARHGSVDYARAAARVVSAADCHALALPVMNPTPLTSFAVRHLDADAGIMVTASHNPAQDNGYKVYLGGSVVTDAGQGAQIVPPYDGQIAAAIADTPPADQVPQDEVNIEQVDPRDAYVAAATRLASGGAEKADLRITLTAMHGVGAKLTEQVLREAGFPQVQLVAEQAEPDPDFPTVSFPNPEEPGALDIAMAQASVNGSDLIIAVDPDADRCALAIPDASAKKGWRQLSGDEIGSLLGEYLAARAPKGAVLANSIVSSRLLERIAAGHGLEYQHTLTGFKWIARTPGLAFGYEEAIGFCPDPAQARDKDGIATAVVAASLFTELKAQGRTGVDELERMARAYGLYLTMPLTFRVEKLERIAQGMERLRQQPPTVLAGSPVSSVTDLSQGWDGLPGTNAIMVLTAANDRVIARPSGTEPKLKCYLEVVLPVDDGAPVPWEQARERLEQIKQEFADAIGI; encoded by the coding sequence ATGAGCGACCAGGAGCTTTTGGAACGGGCTGAGCAGTGGGCCGGGCATGACCCCGACCAGTCCACCGCCGTCGCTCTGCGCAATGCGGTGGAGGCCGCCCGTGCCGGGGACGCTGAGGCCCTGGCGGAGGTGGCCACCGCCATGGCCGGGCCGCTGGAGTTCGGCACCGCCGGGCTGCGCGGCCAGATCGGACCGGGTGAGTCCCGCATGAACCTGGCCGTGGTCATCAAGGCGACGGCGGGGCTGTGCGCCTTCCTGAGAGGCAGCACCAGCCGTGTGCCCCGGGTAGTGATCGGCTGCGACGCCCGCCATGGATCTGTGGACTACGCCCGTGCCGCCGCCCGCGTCGTCTCCGCCGCCGACTGCCACGCCCTAGCTCTGCCGGTGATGAACCCGACCCCGCTGACCTCCTTCGCCGTGCGCCACCTGGACGCCGACGCCGGCATCATGGTCACCGCCTCCCACAACCCCGCCCAGGACAACGGCTACAAGGTCTACTTGGGAGGCTCCGTGGTCACCGACGCCGGGCAGGGCGCCCAGATCGTGCCGCCCTATGACGGGCAGATCGCTGCCGCAATCGCCGACACCCCACCTGCGGATCAGGTGCCCCAGGATGAGGTCAACATTGAGCAGGTGGATCCGCGTGACGCCTACGTTGCCGCCGCCACCAGGCTGGCCTCCGGCGGTGCGGAGAAGGCTGACCTCAGGATCACCCTGACCGCCATGCACGGTGTGGGCGCTAAGCTCACTGAGCAGGTGTTGCGGGAAGCTGGTTTCCCGCAGGTGCAGCTGGTGGCCGAGCAGGCTGAGCCGGACCCGGACTTTCCGACGGTCTCCTTCCCTAACCCGGAGGAGCCCGGCGCCCTGGATATCGCTATGGCTCAGGCCAGTGTCAACGGCTCGGACCTGATCATCGCTGTGGATCCGGACGCCGACCGCTGTGCCCTGGCCATCCCAGACGCCAGTGCCAAGAAGGGTTGGCGCCAGCTCTCTGGCGATGAGATCGGCTCGCTGCTGGGGGAGTACCTGGCCGCCCGTGCCCCCAAGGGCGCCGTGCTGGCCAACTCCATCGTCTCCAGCCGCTTGCTGGAGCGGATCGCGGCGGGTCACGGCTTGGAGTACCAGCACACACTGACTGGTTTCAAGTGGATTGCCCGCACCCCCGGACTGGCCTTCGGGTACGAGGAGGCCATTGGCTTCTGCCCGGACCCTGCCCAAGCGCGGGACAAGGACGGTATCGCTACCGCCGTGGTGGCGGCCTCCCTGTTCACGGAGCTAAAGGCGCAGGGGCGCACCGGAGTGGACGAGCTGGAGCGCATGGCGCGTGCCTACGGCCTGTACCTGACCATGCCGCTGACCTTCCGGGTGGAGAAACTGGAGCGTATTGCGCAGGGTATGGAGCGGCTGCGTCAACAGCCGCCAACCGTGCTGGCGGGCTCGCCGGTCAGCTCCGTCACCGACCTCTCCCAGGGCTGGGATGGGCTGCCGGGGACCAACGCCATCATGGTGCTCACCGCAGCCAACGACCGCGTGATCGCCCGCCCCTCTGGCACTGAGCCCAAGCTCAAGTGCTACTTGGAGGTGGTGTTGCCGGTCGACGACGGTGCGCCGGTCCCCTGGGAGCAGGCTCGCGAGCGGCTTGAGCAGATCAAGCAGGAATTTGCCGACGCCATCGGTATCTGA
- the deoD gene encoding purine-nucleoside phosphorylase, with translation MKSTPHINPQAPIAETILLPGDPLRAKFIAENYLEDAKQFNSVRNMLGFTGTYQGTPVSVMGSGMGIPSISLYAWELIHVFGCKKLIRVGTCGAMQEGINLYDVVIGQAACSNSSFTDQYGLPGTYAPIGSYRLIEAVREQAKAQGVTTHVGNILSSDTFYHADPTFNEGWQKMGILAVEMESAGLYATAAHAGVEALGIFTVSDSLVTGAETTAEERQTAFTQMMELALPLAAL, from the coding sequence ATGAAGTCAACACCGCATATCAACCCGCAGGCCCCTATCGCTGAGACGATCCTCCTGCCCGGAGACCCGCTGCGCGCCAAGTTCATCGCGGAGAACTACCTGGAGGACGCCAAGCAGTTCAACTCCGTGCGCAACATGCTGGGCTTCACCGGCACCTACCAGGGCACCCCCGTGTCCGTCATGGGCTCCGGCATGGGCATCCCCTCCATCTCCCTGTACGCCTGGGAGCTGATCCACGTGTTCGGCTGCAAGAAGCTGATCCGGGTGGGCACCTGCGGCGCCATGCAGGAGGGCATCAACCTCTACGACGTGGTCATCGGCCAGGCCGCCTGCTCCAACTCCAGCTTCACGGACCAGTACGGCCTGCCCGGCACCTACGCGCCCATCGGCTCCTACCGCCTGATCGAGGCGGTGCGTGAGCAGGCCAAGGCCCAGGGCGTGACCACCCACGTGGGCAACATCTTGTCCTCGGACACCTTCTACCACGCTGACCCCACCTTCAATGAAGGTTGGCAGAAGATGGGGATCCTGGCTGTGGAGATGGAGTCGGCGGGCCTGTACGCCACCGCCGCCCACGCCGGGGTGGAGGCCCTGGGAATCTTCACGGTCTCCGACTCCCTGGTTACCGGGGCCGAGACCACCGCCGAGGAGCGGCAGACGGCCTTCACCCAGATGATGGAGCTGGCCCTGCCCCTGGCGGCCCTCTGA